A stretch of the Oncorhynchus mykiss isolate Arlee chromosome 23, USDA_OmykA_1.1, whole genome shotgun sequence genome encodes the following:
- the LOC110515214 gene encoding protein BCCIP homolog isoform X2, with the protein MNPFPHTRGICLGSMASSAKRRAVGKGENPADSEDNSSDEGLENDGDSGENDSGSEEEINEEVIVDFEAHTITHNDYNGVKKLMQQLFLKARVNTSELTDLLIQQNHIGSVIRQAEVPEDSDDDEDPADEVFGFISMLNLTERKGVQCVEEVKDLILGQCEKSCPHSVTDDLEKVLNDTTKPVGLLLSERFINVPPQIALPLHKQLQEELAEAQSSNKPSGKCHYCLMISKTYKDPSKTVAARGAPPKDELTFVNAEEEFFYEQATMKFHYSVQEETDSVLSGRWSFDDVPMKPQRTVMLIPADRMSAVMDKLKEYLTV; encoded by the exons ATGAATCCCTTTCCCCATACGCGTGGTATCTGTTTAGGCAGCATGGCTTCTTCAGCGAAAAGACGAGCAGTTGGAAAAGGAGAAAATCCCGCTGATAGTGAGGATAACAGCTCTGATGAAGGATTGGAAAACGACGGTGATTCAGGAGAGAATGACAGCGGATCAGAAGAGGAGATCAATGAG GAGGTCATTGTAGACTTTGAGGCCCATACCATTACTCACAATGACTACAACGGGGTCAAGAAACTCATGCAACAGCTGTTTCTGAAGGCTCGTGTCAATACATCCGAGTTGACCGATCTCCTCATCCAGCAGAATCATATTGGAAGCGTCATCAGG CAAGCAGAGGTGCCAGAGGACAGCGATGATGACGAGGATCCAGCCGATGAGGTGTTTGGTTTCATCAGCATGCTCAACCTCACTGAGAGAAAG GGTGTCCAGTGTGTGGAGGAGGTAAAGGATCTGATCCTGGGTCAGTGTGAGAAGAGTTGTCCCCATAGTGTGACAGACGATCTGGAGAAGGTCCTCAACGACACCACTAAGCCTGTGGGACTGCTGCTCAGCGAGAGGTTCATCAACGTGCCCCCACAG ATCGCCCTGCCACTCCACAAACAGTTACA GGAGGAGTTGGCAGAAGCCCAGAGCAGCAACAAGCCCAGTGGGAAGTGTCATTACTGCCTGATGATCAGTAAGACCTATAAGGATCCCTCCAAGACGGTCGCTGCCCGAGGAGCCCCGCCGAAGGACGAGCTCACCTTCGTCAACGCAGAGGAGGAGTTCTTCTATGAg CAAGCCACCATGAAGTTCCACTACTCGGTGCAGGAGGAGACGGACAGCGTCCTGAGCGGGCGGTGGTCCTTCGACGACGTCCCCATGAAGCCGCAGCGTACCGTGATGCTCATCCCGGCAGACAGGATGTCAGCCGTCATGGACAAGCTCAAAGAATACCTGACCGTGTGA
- the LOC110515214 gene encoding protein BCCIP homolog isoform X1: MNPFPHTRGICLGSMASSAKRRAVGKGENPADSEDNSSDEGLENDGDSGENDSGSEEEINEEVIVDFEAHTITHNDYNGVKKLMQQLFLKARVNTSELTDLLIQQNHIGSVIRQAEVPEDSDDDEDPADEVFGFISMLNLTERKGVQCVEEVKDLILGQCEKSCPHSVTDDLEKVLNDTTKPVGLLLSERFINVPPQIALPLHKQLQEELAEAQSSNKPSGKCHYCLMISKTYKDPSKTVAARGAPPKDELTFVNAEEEFFYEQATMKFHYSVQEETDSVLSGRWSFDDVPMKPQRTVMLIPADRMSAVMDKLKEYLTV, translated from the exons ATGAATCCCTTTCCCCATACGCGTGGTATCTGTTTAGGCAGCATGGCTTCTTCAGCGAAAAGACGAGCAGTTGGAAAAGGAGAAAATCCCGCTGATAGTGAGGATAACAGCTCTGATGAAGGATTGGAAAACGACGGTGATTCAGGAGAGAATGACAGCGGATCAGAAGAGGAGATCAATGAG GAGGTCATTGTAGACTTTGAGGCCCATACCATTACTCACAATGACTACAACGGGGTCAAGAAACTCATGCAACAGCTGTTTCTGAAGGCTCGTGTCAATACATCCGAGTTGACCGATCTCCTCATCCAGCAGAATCATATTGGAAGCGTCATCAGG CAAGCAGAGGTGCCAGAGGACAGCGATGATGACGAGGATCCAGCCGATGAGGTGTTTGGTTTCATCAGCATGCTCAACCTCACTGAGAGAAAG GGTGTCCAGTGTGTGGAGGAGGTAAAGGATCTGATCCTGGGTCAGTGTGAGAAGAGTTGTCCCCATAGTGTGACAGACGATCTGGAGAAGGTCCTCAACGACACCACTAAGCCTGTGGGACTGCTGCTCAGCGAGAGGTTCATCAACGTGCCCCCACAGATCGCCCTGCCTCTCCACAAACAGCTACA GGAGGAGTTGGCAGAAGCCCAGAGCAGCAACAAGCCCAGTGGGAAGTGTCATTACTGCCTGATGATCAGTAAGACCTATAAGGATCCCTCCAAGACGGTCGCTGCCCGAGGAGCCCCGCCGAAGGACGAGCTCACCTTCGTCAACGCAGAGGAGGAGTTCTTCTATGAg CAAGCCACCATGAAGTTCCACTACTCGGTGCAGGAGGAGACGGACAGCGTCCTGAGCGGGCGGTGGTCCTTCGACGACGTCCCCATGAAGCCGCAGCGTACCGTGATGCTCATCCCGGCAGACAGGATGTCAGCCGTCATGGACAAGCTCAAAGAATACCTGACCGTGTGA
- the uros gene encoding uroporphyrinogen-III synthase isoform X3: protein MTGCNVSPLRVTPPRKPSVLMLLHRGSESSVEMHVLLLKEPREGGSGPDPYIKELASRGHKATLIPVLSFTFVSLNTLSDKLFQPEQHGGLIFTSPRAVEAVKMCLEDDERTEQWNMDIKDKWNAKSIYVVGKATAALVENLGLVPLGEDTGTADVLSRLILEREGANILPLLFPCGSIKREVLPTALRENGVPLDTLMVYQTAPHPDLEKNLKNHFTEQGVPDSIAFFSPSGVRFCLETVRRLSGEQLMQIKFAAIGPTTAEAMTAEGLSVSCSADKPTAEHLAAGIAKALQ, encoded by the exons ATGACTGGGTGTAACGTTAGCCCTCTACGGGTTACACCCCCCCGTAAACCTTCTGTTCTGATGCTACTGCACCGG GGCTCTGAGTCATCTGTCGAAATGCATGTGTTGCTTCTGAAAGAACCAAGAGAGGGAGGCTCTGGACCAGATCCTTACATCAAG GAGCTGGCATCCCGTGGACACAAAGCAACCTTAATTCCCGTGTTGTCGTTTACATTCGTTTCCTTGAACACTTTGTCAGACAAG CTGTTCCAGCCAGAACAACATGGCGGGCTGATTTTTACCAGCCCGAGGGCGGTGGAGGCAGTCAAAATGTGTCTTGAAGATGATGAAAGAACGGAAC AGTGGAACATGGACATAAAAGACAAATGGAATGCCAAGTCCATCTATGTTGTTGGGAAGGCTACGGCAGCGCTAG TGGAAAACCTAGGTCTGGTCCCCCTGGGAGAGGACACTGGGACTGCAGACGTTCTCTCGCGCCTCATCCTTGAAC GAGAGGGTGCCAATATATTACCACTTCTCTTCCCCTGTGGTTCCATTAAAAGAGAAGTTTTACCTACTGCTTTGAGGGAAAACG GAGTTCCTCTAGACACACTGATGGTTTATCAGACAGCTCCACATCCAGACCTGGAGAAGAACCTGAAGAACCATTTTACAGAGCAG GGTGTTCCAGACAGCATTGCTTTCTTCAGCCCGTCGGGAGTCAGGTTCTGTTTGGAAACGGTGAGGAGACTGTCAGGTGAGCAACTTATGCAGATAAAG TTTGCGGCCATAGGACCCACCACAGCAGAGGCCATGACGGCAGAGGGGCTCTCGGTCAGCTGCTCAGCGGACAAACCTACAGCTGAGCACCTAGCCGCAGGGATAGCAAAGGCTCTACAGTGA
- the uros gene encoding uroporphyrinogen-III synthase isoform X2, with translation MTGCNVSPLRVTPPRKPSVLMLLHRGSESSVEMHVLLLKEPREGGSGPDPYIKELASRGHKATLIPVLSFTFVSLNTLSDKLLSLLLQLFQPEQHGGLIFTSPRAVEAVKMCLEDDERTEQWNMDIKDKWNAKSIYVVGKATAALVENLGLVPLGEDTGTADVLSRLILEREGANILPLLFPCGSIKREVLPTALRENGVPLDTLMVYQTAPHPDLEKNLKNHFTEQGVPDSIAFFSPSGVRFCLETVRRLSGEQLMQIKFAAIGPTTAEAMTAEGLSVSCSADKPTAEHLAAGIAKALQ, from the exons ATGACTGGGTGTAACGTTAGCCCTCTACGGGTTACACCCCCCCGTAAACCTTCTGTTCTGATGCTACTGCACCGG GGCTCTGAGTCATCTGTCGAAATGCATGTGTTGCTTCTGAAAGAACCAAGAGAGGGAGGCTCTGGACCAGATCCTTACATCAAG GAGCTGGCATCCCGTGGACACAAAGCAACCTTAATTCCCGTGTTGTCGTTTACATTCGTTTCCTTGAACACTTTGTCAGACAAG ctgttgtCTCTACTACTACAGCTGTTCCAGCCAGAACAACATGGCGGGCTGATTTTTACCAGCCCGAGGGCGGTGGAGGCAGTCAAAATGTGTCTTGAAGATGATGAAAGAACGGAAC AGTGGAACATGGACATAAAAGACAAATGGAATGCCAAGTCCATCTATGTTGTTGGGAAGGCTACGGCAGCGCTAG TGGAAAACCTAGGTCTGGTCCCCCTGGGAGAGGACACTGGGACTGCAGACGTTCTCTCGCGCCTCATCCTTGAAC GAGAGGGTGCCAATATATTACCACTTCTCTTCCCCTGTGGTTCCATTAAAAGAGAAGTTTTACCTACTGCTTTGAGGGAAAACG GAGTTCCTCTAGACACACTGATGGTTTATCAGACAGCTCCACATCCAGACCTGGAGAAGAACCTGAAGAACCATTTTACAGAGCAG GGTGTTCCAGACAGCATTGCTTTCTTCAGCCCGTCGGGAGTCAGGTTCTGTTTGGAAACGGTGAGGAGACTGTCAGGTGAGCAACTTATGCAGATAAAG TTTGCGGCCATAGGACCCACCACAGCAGAGGCCATGACGGCAGAGGGGCTCTCGGTCAGCTGCTCAGCGGACAAACCTACAGCTGAGCACCTAGCCGCAGGGATAGCAAAGGCTCTACAGTGA
- the uros gene encoding uroporphyrinogen-III synthase isoform X4 gives MTGCNVSPLRVTPPRKPSVLMLLHRGSESSVEMHVLLLKEPREGGSGPDPYIKELASRGHKATLIPVLSFTFVSLNTLSDKLLSLLLQLLSLLLQLFQPEQHGGLIFTSPRAVEAVKMCLEDDERTEQWNMDIKDKWNAKSIYVVGKATAALVENLGLVPLGEDTGTADVLSRLILEREGANILPLLFPCGSIKREVLPTALRENGVPLDTLMVYQTAPHPDLEKNLKNHFTEQGVPDSIAFFSPSGVRFCLETVRRLSVCGHRTHHSRGHDGRGALGQLLSGQTYS, from the exons ATGACTGGGTGTAACGTTAGCCCTCTACGGGTTACACCCCCCCGTAAACCTTCTGTTCTGATGCTACTGCACCGG GGCTCTGAGTCATCTGTCGAAATGCATGTGTTGCTTCTGAAAGAACCAAGAGAGGGAGGCTCTGGACCAGATCCTTACATCAAG GAGCTGGCATCCCGTGGACACAAAGCAACCTTAATTCCCGTGTTGTCGTTTACATTCGTTTCCTTGAACACTTTGTCAGACAAG ctgttgtctctactactacagctgttgtCTCTACTACTACAGCTGTTCCAGCCAGAACAACATGGCGGGCTGATTTTTACCAGCCCGAGGGCGGTGGAGGCAGTCAAAATGTGTCTTGAAGATGATGAAAGAACGGAAC AGTGGAACATGGACATAAAAGACAAATGGAATGCCAAGTCCATCTATGTTGTTGGGAAGGCTACGGCAGCGCTAG TGGAAAACCTAGGTCTGGTCCCCCTGGGAGAGGACACTGGGACTGCAGACGTTCTCTCGCGCCTCATCCTTGAAC GAGAGGGTGCCAATATATTACCACTTCTCTTCCCCTGTGGTTCCATTAAAAGAGAAGTTTTACCTACTGCTTTGAGGGAAAACG GAGTTCCTCTAGACACACTGATGGTTTATCAGACAGCTCCACATCCAGACCTGGAGAAGAACCTGAAGAACCATTTTACAGAGCAG GGTGTTCCAGACAGCATTGCTTTCTTCAGCCCGTCGGGAGTCAGGTTCTGTTTGGAAACGGTGAGGAGACTGTCAG TTTGCGGCCATAGGACCCACCACAGCAGAGGCCATGACGGCAGAGGGGCTCTCGGTCAGCTGCTCAGCGGACAAACCTACAGCTGA
- the uros gene encoding uroporphyrinogen-III synthase isoform X5 has product MTGCNVSPLRVTPPRKPSVLMLLHRGSESSVEMHVLLLKEPREGGSGPDPYIKELASRGHKATLIPVLSFTFVSLNTLSDKLLSLLLQLLSLLLQLFQPEQHGGLIFTSPRAVEAVKMCLEDDERTEQWNMDIKDKWNAKSIYVVGKATAALGEGANILPLLFPCGSIKREVLPTALRENGVPLDTLMVYQTAPHPDLEKNLKNHFTEQGVPDSIAFFSPSGVRFCLETVRRLSGEQLMQIKFAAIGPTTAEAMTAEGLSVSCSADKPTAEHLAAGIAKALQ; this is encoded by the exons ATGACTGGGTGTAACGTTAGCCCTCTACGGGTTACACCCCCCCGTAAACCTTCTGTTCTGATGCTACTGCACCGG GGCTCTGAGTCATCTGTCGAAATGCATGTGTTGCTTCTGAAAGAACCAAGAGAGGGAGGCTCTGGACCAGATCCTTACATCAAG GAGCTGGCATCCCGTGGACACAAAGCAACCTTAATTCCCGTGTTGTCGTTTACATTCGTTTCCTTGAACACTTTGTCAGACAAG ctgttgtctctactactacagctgttgtCTCTACTACTACAGCTGTTCCAGCCAGAACAACATGGCGGGCTGATTTTTACCAGCCCGAGGGCGGTGGAGGCAGTCAAAATGTGTCTTGAAGATGATGAAAGAACGGAAC AGTGGAACATGGACATAAAAGACAAATGGAATGCCAAGTCCATCTATGTTGTTGGGAAGGCTACGGCAGCGCTAG GAGAGGGTGCCAATATATTACCACTTCTCTTCCCCTGTGGTTCCATTAAAAGAGAAGTTTTACCTACTGCTTTGAGGGAAAACG GAGTTCCTCTAGACACACTGATGGTTTATCAGACAGCTCCACATCCAGACCTGGAGAAGAACCTGAAGAACCATTTTACAGAGCAG GGTGTTCCAGACAGCATTGCTTTCTTCAGCCCGTCGGGAGTCAGGTTCTGTTTGGAAACGGTGAGGAGACTGTCAGGTGAGCAACTTATGCAGATAAAG TTTGCGGCCATAGGACCCACCACAGCAGAGGCCATGACGGCAGAGGGGCTCTCGGTCAGCTGCTCAGCGGACAAACCTACAGCTGAGCACCTAGCCGCAGGGATAGCAAAGGCTCTACAGTGA
- the uros gene encoding uroporphyrinogen-III synthase isoform X1, with the protein MTGCNVSPLRVTPPRKPSVLMLLHRGSESSVEMHVLLLKEPREGGSGPDPYIKELASRGHKATLIPVLSFTFVSLNTLSDKLLSLLLQLLSLLLQLFQPEQHGGLIFTSPRAVEAVKMCLEDDERTEQWNMDIKDKWNAKSIYVVGKATAALVENLGLVPLGEDTGTADVLSRLILEREGANILPLLFPCGSIKREVLPTALRENGVPLDTLMVYQTAPHPDLEKNLKNHFTEQGVPDSIAFFSPSGVRFCLETVRRLSGEQLMQIKFAAIGPTTAEAMTAEGLSVSCSADKPTAEHLAAGIAKALQ; encoded by the exons ATGACTGGGTGTAACGTTAGCCCTCTACGGGTTACACCCCCCCGTAAACCTTCTGTTCTGATGCTACTGCACCGG GGCTCTGAGTCATCTGTCGAAATGCATGTGTTGCTTCTGAAAGAACCAAGAGAGGGAGGCTCTGGACCAGATCCTTACATCAAG GAGCTGGCATCCCGTGGACACAAAGCAACCTTAATTCCCGTGTTGTCGTTTACATTCGTTTCCTTGAACACTTTGTCAGACAAG ctgttgtctctactactacagctgttgtCTCTACTACTACAGCTGTTCCAGCCAGAACAACATGGCGGGCTGATTTTTACCAGCCCGAGGGCGGTGGAGGCAGTCAAAATGTGTCTTGAAGATGATGAAAGAACGGAAC AGTGGAACATGGACATAAAAGACAAATGGAATGCCAAGTCCATCTATGTTGTTGGGAAGGCTACGGCAGCGCTAG TGGAAAACCTAGGTCTGGTCCCCCTGGGAGAGGACACTGGGACTGCAGACGTTCTCTCGCGCCTCATCCTTGAAC GAGAGGGTGCCAATATATTACCACTTCTCTTCCCCTGTGGTTCCATTAAAAGAGAAGTTTTACCTACTGCTTTGAGGGAAAACG GAGTTCCTCTAGACACACTGATGGTTTATCAGACAGCTCCACATCCAGACCTGGAGAAGAACCTGAAGAACCATTTTACAGAGCAG GGTGTTCCAGACAGCATTGCTTTCTTCAGCCCGTCGGGAGTCAGGTTCTGTTTGGAAACGGTGAGGAGACTGTCAGGTGAGCAACTTATGCAGATAAAG TTTGCGGCCATAGGACCCACCACAGCAGAGGCCATGACGGCAGAGGGGCTCTCGGTCAGCTGCTCAGCGGACAAACCTACAGCTGAGCACCTAGCCGCAGGGATAGCAAAGGCTCTACAGTGA
- the uros gene encoding uroporphyrinogen-III synthase isoform X6, whose product MTGCNVSPLRVTPPRKPSVLMLLHRGSESSVEMHVLLLKEPREGGSGPDPYIKELASRGHKATLIPVLSFTFVSLNTLSDKLFQPEQHGGLIFTSPRAVEAVKMCLEDDERTEQWNMDIKDKWNAKSIYVVGKATAALGEGANILPLLFPCGSIKREVLPTALRENGVPLDTLMVYQTAPHPDLEKNLKNHFTEQGVPDSIAFFSPSGVRFCLETVRRLSGEQLMQIKFAAIGPTTAEAMTAEGLSVSCSADKPTAEHLAAGIAKALQ is encoded by the exons ATGACTGGGTGTAACGTTAGCCCTCTACGGGTTACACCCCCCCGTAAACCTTCTGTTCTGATGCTACTGCACCGG GGCTCTGAGTCATCTGTCGAAATGCATGTGTTGCTTCTGAAAGAACCAAGAGAGGGAGGCTCTGGACCAGATCCTTACATCAAG GAGCTGGCATCCCGTGGACACAAAGCAACCTTAATTCCCGTGTTGTCGTTTACATTCGTTTCCTTGAACACTTTGTCAGACAAG CTGTTCCAGCCAGAACAACATGGCGGGCTGATTTTTACCAGCCCGAGGGCGGTGGAGGCAGTCAAAATGTGTCTTGAAGATGATGAAAGAACGGAAC AGTGGAACATGGACATAAAAGACAAATGGAATGCCAAGTCCATCTATGTTGTTGGGAAGGCTACGGCAGCGCTAG GAGAGGGTGCCAATATATTACCACTTCTCTTCCCCTGTGGTTCCATTAAAAGAGAAGTTTTACCTACTGCTTTGAGGGAAAACG GAGTTCCTCTAGACACACTGATGGTTTATCAGACAGCTCCACATCCAGACCTGGAGAAGAACCTGAAGAACCATTTTACAGAGCAG GGTGTTCCAGACAGCATTGCTTTCTTCAGCCCGTCGGGAGTCAGGTTCTGTTTGGAAACGGTGAGGAGACTGTCAGGTGAGCAACTTATGCAGATAAAG TTTGCGGCCATAGGACCCACCACAGCAGAGGCCATGACGGCAGAGGGGCTCTCGGTCAGCTGCTCAGCGGACAAACCTACAGCTGAGCACCTAGCCGCAGGGATAGCAAAGGCTCTACAGTGA
- the uros gene encoding uroporphyrinogen-III synthase isoform X7 — MHVLLLKEPREGGSGPDPYIKELASRGHKATLIPVLSFTFVSLNTLSDKLLSLLLQLLSLLLQLFQPEQHGGLIFTSPRAVEAVKMCLEDDERTEQWNMDIKDKWNAKSIYVVGKATAALVENLGLVPLGEDTGTADVLSRLILEREGANILPLLFPCGSIKREVLPTALRENGVPLDTLMVYQTAPHPDLEKNLKNHFTEQGVPDSIAFFSPSGVRFCLETVRRLSGEQLMQIKFAAIGPTTAEAMTAEGLSVSCSADKPTAEHLAAGIAKALQ, encoded by the exons ATGCATGTGTTGCTTCTGAAAGAACCAAGAGAGGGAGGCTCTGGACCAGATCCTTACATCAAG GAGCTGGCATCCCGTGGACACAAAGCAACCTTAATTCCCGTGTTGTCGTTTACATTCGTTTCCTTGAACACTTTGTCAGACAAG ctgttgtctctactactacagctgttgtCTCTACTACTACAGCTGTTCCAGCCAGAACAACATGGCGGGCTGATTTTTACCAGCCCGAGGGCGGTGGAGGCAGTCAAAATGTGTCTTGAAGATGATGAAAGAACGGAAC AGTGGAACATGGACATAAAAGACAAATGGAATGCCAAGTCCATCTATGTTGTTGGGAAGGCTACGGCAGCGCTAG TGGAAAACCTAGGTCTGGTCCCCCTGGGAGAGGACACTGGGACTGCAGACGTTCTCTCGCGCCTCATCCTTGAAC GAGAGGGTGCCAATATATTACCACTTCTCTTCCCCTGTGGTTCCATTAAAAGAGAAGTTTTACCTACTGCTTTGAGGGAAAACG GAGTTCCTCTAGACACACTGATGGTTTATCAGACAGCTCCACATCCAGACCTGGAGAAGAACCTGAAGAACCATTTTACAGAGCAG GGTGTTCCAGACAGCATTGCTTTCTTCAGCCCGTCGGGAGTCAGGTTCTGTTTGGAAACGGTGAGGAGACTGTCAGGTGAGCAACTTATGCAGATAAAG TTTGCGGCCATAGGACCCACCACAGCAGAGGCCATGACGGCAGAGGGGCTCTCGGTCAGCTGCTCAGCGGACAAACCTACAGCTGAGCACCTAGCCGCAGGGATAGCAAAGGCTCTACAGTGA
- the uros gene encoding uroporphyrinogen-III synthase isoform X8: MHVLLLKEPREGGSGPDPYIKELASRGHKATLIPVLSFTFVSLNTLSDKLFQPEQHGGLIFTSPRAVEAVKMCLEDDERTEQWNMDIKDKWNAKSIYVVGKATAALVENLGLVPLGEDTGTADVLSRLILEREGANILPLLFPCGSIKREVLPTALRENGVPLDTLMVYQTAPHPDLEKNLKNHFTEQGVPDSIAFFSPSGVRFCLETVRRLSGEQLMQIKFAAIGPTTAEAMTAEGLSVSCSADKPTAEHLAAGIAKALQ; encoded by the exons ATGCATGTGTTGCTTCTGAAAGAACCAAGAGAGGGAGGCTCTGGACCAGATCCTTACATCAAG GAGCTGGCATCCCGTGGACACAAAGCAACCTTAATTCCCGTGTTGTCGTTTACATTCGTTTCCTTGAACACTTTGTCAGACAAG CTGTTCCAGCCAGAACAACATGGCGGGCTGATTTTTACCAGCCCGAGGGCGGTGGAGGCAGTCAAAATGTGTCTTGAAGATGATGAAAGAACGGAAC AGTGGAACATGGACATAAAAGACAAATGGAATGCCAAGTCCATCTATGTTGTTGGGAAGGCTACGGCAGCGCTAG TGGAAAACCTAGGTCTGGTCCCCCTGGGAGAGGACACTGGGACTGCAGACGTTCTCTCGCGCCTCATCCTTGAAC GAGAGGGTGCCAATATATTACCACTTCTCTTCCCCTGTGGTTCCATTAAAAGAGAAGTTTTACCTACTGCTTTGAGGGAAAACG GAGTTCCTCTAGACACACTGATGGTTTATCAGACAGCTCCACATCCAGACCTGGAGAAGAACCTGAAGAACCATTTTACAGAGCAG GGTGTTCCAGACAGCATTGCTTTCTTCAGCCCGTCGGGAGTCAGGTTCTGTTTGGAAACGGTGAGGAGACTGTCAGGTGAGCAACTTATGCAGATAAAG TTTGCGGCCATAGGACCCACCACAGCAGAGGCCATGACGGCAGAGGGGCTCTCGGTCAGCTGCTCAGCGGACAAACCTACAGCTGAGCACCTAGCCGCAGGGATAGCAAAGGCTCTACAGTGA